In Silene latifolia isolate original U9 population chromosome X, ASM4854445v1, whole genome shotgun sequence, the following proteins share a genomic window:
- the LOC141617846 gene encoding uncharacterized protein LOC141617846 translates to MRDIVGCKDSQGESRMFGGKVVLLGGDFRQVLPIVAKGTRQDIVRAALNRSYIWKECKVFVLRESMRVRNLDTATDRNKKFNEWLIAMGEGRLETKAEDREDETTWVKIPDEFVFNKRTFNIKASVDEIYPDFEKKRLDSLYLRERAILTPLNETANTVNV, encoded by the coding sequence ATGAGAGATATCGTTGGGTGCAAGGACTCACAGGGAGAGTCAAGGATGTTTGGGGGAAAGGTTGTATTGCTTGGGGGTGACTTTAGACAGGTCTTACCTATAGTGGCCAAGGGAACAAGACAAGATATTGTACGAGCGGCACTAAATAGATCTTATATATGGAAAGAATGCAAGGTCTTTGTTCTCAGGGAGAGCATGAGAGTTCGTAACTTGGATACGGCCACTGATCGGAACAAAAAGTTCAATGAATGGTTAATAGCCATGGGTGAGGGGAGACTAGAAACTAAGGCAGAGGATCGTGAAGATGAGACCACATGGGTAAAGATCCCAGATGAGTTTGTTTTCAACAAGAGGACATTTAACATCAAGGCGTCGGTTGATGAGATTTACCCAGACTTTGAGAAAAAGCGTCTTGACAGCCTATACCTAAGGGAAAGAGCAATACTTACACCTTTAAATGAGACAGCAAACACAGTTAatgtgtga
- the LOC141617845 gene encoding uncharacterized protein LOC141617845, giving the protein MELANPQPRTYSLIRELNSNSSEWKIKVRVSRLWDVESKSKKGFKICTDMVLIDEEGGYIHSTIPGGTKLRQKLVEGNIYIIKYFDITDNKDQYRVVSDTIQEDGDIIPRHRFDFVAFHDLDRRRENFSVLSDVVGAFVDNFSTPEEPKIEIQDKCGQKVIVKLWGKCITDYHEQRRLLGEENNSFIVTITSILVKDYRGFLSLATSPASKLYINLDIDEVNELKIVLM; this is encoded by the exons ATGGAATTAGCTAATCCACAGCCGCG AACTTACTCTTTGATCCGTGAATTGAACTCCAACTCAAGCGAATGGAAAATCAAAGTGCGTGTGTCAAGACTATGGGACGTTGAAAGTAAATCTAAGAAAGGCTTTAAAATTTGTACTGATATGGTTCTAATTGATGAGGAG GGAGGATACATTCATTCAACCATCCCGGGCGGTACTAAGCTGCGGCAAAAACTGGTAGAAGGGAATATTTATATAATCAAATACTTTGATATTACTGATAATAAGGATCAATATCGAGTTGTTAGTGATA CAATTCAAGAAGATGGAGATATCATACCAAGACATAGGTTCGACTTTGTGGCGTTCCATGATCTTGATCGTCGTCGCGAAAACTTCAGTGTTCTAAGCG ATGTGGTTGGAGCTTTTGTCGATAACTTTAGTACACCAGAGGAACCAAAGATTGAGATACAAGACAAATG TGGCCAAAAGGTCATAGTAAAGTTATGGGGTAAATGCATCACTGATTACCATGAGCAAAGACGCCTACTTGGTGAAGAAAATAACTCCTTCATAGTAACAATAACATCAATCTTAGTGAAAGACTACAGAG GTTTCTTAAGTCTGGCGACATCTCCAGCAAGCAAATTGTATATCAATCTTGACATCGATGAAGTGAACGAATTGAAAATCGTTCTAATGTAA